In the Methanosphaera cuniculi genome, one interval contains:
- a CDS encoding 4Fe-4S binding protein, with the protein MIIKEFCMYCGACAGVCPVDAIEVEELKIVIDEEKCTKCGLCVKTCPIEALELQ; encoded by the coding sequence ATGATAATTAAAGAATTTTGTATGTATTGCGGAGCATGTGCTGGAGTATGTCCTGTAGATGCTATTGAAGTTGAAGAACTTAAAATAGTAATTGATGAAGAAAAATGTACAAAATGTGGATTATGTGTAAAAACATGTCCAATAGAAGCATTAGAACTACAATAA